A portion of the Hoylesella buccalis ATCC 35310 genome contains these proteins:
- a CDS encoding prolyl oligopeptidase family serine peptidase, whose translation MNKFYILLSAVLLTADFVYGSVIPVKTVRYAGPFVVQRPLMIDSVDVKGHTFKAKSLLDTPLSLEQVRQGREVSGEVLPTSDAAFALHLLGFRIQADGYGQATVRVGKLSDFNLYVDGQQSRDGKLTLEPGSHDVVVKYLSKRGRSDTLDIQVEPQKGALLSVGESEKTFTLRSLTDRRFVTGVELSPDGKYLITAFRDVAHGGKASYCWQVKELKTGHIVATRNEAVHWMPHSHELYWARQGKNSRELVTSDVVTGAEKVIATNLPEGSFVLSPTADYLVVMQKNEGKKKNRDVYEITEPEDRQPDWRNRTSLLKFDLRTGLAQPLTFGYHDVSLLDINNDGSKVLFMTTRTRLTHRPTTLFSIFCLDVRTLKADTLVYDDGFIASAAFSPNGKEIVVMGSPEAFNGIGANVPNGRVPSMYDYQLFTLRLSDRQVTPLTKTFDPGISQYAWNHADGKLYFSAMNRDSVSLYCCDTKSKKIVKIHQPEEVVKRMSFAHSAPIMAWTGESASNADRVYTMNLSAKRPKVVEDTNLQTLEGIRLGECKAWNFVNSRGDTICTRYYLPPHFDPSKHYPLIVNYYGGCSPTSRNFETRYPHHAYAALGYVVLVIQPSGAVGFGQEFSSRHVNTAGQGVAEDIIEGTKKFVADHTFINGKKIGCIGASYGGFMTQYLQTQTNLFAAAISHAGISDHTSYWGEGYWGYSYSEVSMANRYPWTDKKLYVDQSPLFNADKIHTPLLFLHGSADTNVPIGESIQMFTALKLLGRPTAFVVVDGENHHITDYNKRLKWQNTIFAWFAKWLKDDSTWWDHLYGEPKL comes from the coding sequence ATGAATAAGTTTTATATCCTTTTATCAGCTGTCTTGTTGACAGCTGATTTTGTTTACGGCTCCGTCATCCCCGTGAAGACGGTTCGTTATGCCGGTCCTTTTGTGGTGCAGCGTCCCCTGATGATTGACAGTGTCGATGTAAAAGGCCATACGTTCAAGGCCAAGTCGCTGCTGGACACGCCTTTGTCGCTGGAACAAGTGCGCCAGGGACGGGAAGTTTCCGGCGAAGTGTTGCCCACTTCCGATGCGGCATTCGCCCTTCATTTGCTGGGTTTTCGCATTCAAGCCGACGGATATGGTCAGGCTACGGTCAGAGTGGGCAAACTCTCTGATTTCAATTTGTATGTAGACGGACAGCAAAGTCGTGATGGTAAGCTGACGTTAGAGCCGGGTTCCCACGATGTAGTGGTGAAATATCTTTCCAAACGAGGCCGGTCAGACACGTTGGACATACAGGTTGAGCCCCAGAAGGGAGCCTTGTTATCGGTTGGTGAGAGCGAGAAAACGTTCACATTGCGCAGCCTGACCGACCGTAGGTTCGTGACTGGTGTGGAGCTTTCGCCTGATGGTAAATACCTCATCACGGCTTTTCGGGACGTGGCACATGGTGGTAAAGCGTCATATTGTTGGCAGGTGAAGGAACTCAAGACAGGGCATATCGTGGCAACTCGTAACGAAGCCGTTCACTGGATGCCGCATTCTCATGAGCTATATTGGGCTCGTCAGGGCAAAAACAGTAGGGAGTTGGTCACGTCAGACGTAGTGACGGGTGCTGAAAAAGTCATCGCCACGAATCTGCCGGAGGGTTCTTTCGTGCTGTCACCCACTGCCGATTACCTGGTGGTGATGCAGAAAAACGAGGGAAAGAAGAAGAATCGTGATGTTTATGAGATTACTGAACCCGAGGATCGGCAACCGGATTGGCGCAACAGAACAAGCTTGTTGAAGTTTGATTTGCGCACCGGACTGGCCCAACCGCTCACCTTCGGCTATCACGACGTGTCGCTCTTGGACATCAATAACGATGGCTCAAAGGTGCTCTTCATGACCACTCGCACCCGACTTACCCATCGTCCCACCACCTTGTTCTCTATTTTCTGCCTGGATGTGCGTACCCTGAAAGCCGATACGTTGGTCTATGACGATGGATTCATCGCCAGTGCAGCCTTTTCACCCAATGGAAAAGAGATTGTTGTGATGGGTTCTCCCGAGGCTTTCAACGGCATCGGAGCCAACGTTCCCAATGGAAGAGTGCCGAGTATGTACGACTATCAGTTGTTTACACTGCGCCTCTCAGACCGACAGGTCACGCCGCTGACCAAGACATTCGACCCCGGCATCAGTCAATACGCATGGAACCACGCCGACGGTAAGCTGTATTTTTCGGCCATGAACCGTGACAGCGTAAGCCTTTACTGCTGTGACACGAAGTCGAAGAAGATAGTGAAAATCCATCAACCTGAAGAGGTTGTCAAACGCATGTCGTTCGCCCATTCGGCTCCCATCATGGCATGGACGGGCGAAAGTGCGTCCAATGCCGACCGTGTGTACACCATGAACCTGTCTGCCAAGCGTCCAAAAGTGGTGGAAGACACCAACCTTCAAACCCTTGAAGGTATTCGCTTGGGGGAATGCAAGGCTTGGAATTTCGTCAATTCACGTGGAGACACCATCTGCACGCGCTATTATCTGCCGCCCCATTTCGACCCATCAAAGCATTATCCGCTCATCGTTAATTATTATGGAGGATGCTCGCCAACGAGCCGTAACTTTGAAACACGCTATCCGCACCATGCCTATGCCGCGTTGGGTTACGTCGTGTTGGTCATTCAACCCAGTGGTGCCGTGGGATTTGGACAAGAGTTTTCTTCCCGTCATGTCAACACAGCGGGGCAAGGAGTGGCTGAAGACATCATCGAGGGAACGAAGAAATTCGTGGCCGACCATACGTTTATCAATGGCAAGAAGATTGGATGCATCGGCGCATCGTATGGCGGATTCATGACACAATACCTGCAAACGCAGACCAATCTCTTTGCGGCTGCCATATCGCATGCGGGCATCAGCGACCACACCAGTTACTGGGGCGAAGGTTATTGGGGCTATAGTTACAGCGAAGTGAGCATGGCCAACCGTTATCCTTGGACGGATAAGAAACTATATGTGGACCAAAGTCCGCTGTTCAATGCCGACAAAATTCACACGCCGCTGTTGTTCTTGCATGGCAGTGCCGATACCAATGTGCCGATAGGC